In Chloroflexota bacterium, one DNA window encodes the following:
- a CDS encoding phytanoyl-CoA dioxygenase family protein encodes MSSNVEYDSEARTFDCAPTLTDSQVLEFCRDGHLLLEGVVPDEINQKCCDYLDGKIPLNPFKMPPGLTLEELERIRDSHEPSSILLEDWFIEHVLLNPQLAGALRSLLGAGVGLPVITSHHLAECPMPAQGWHQDADHIFGPELKFLEVFYFPQDTPAGMGPTEVFPGTHIGPNKRDFEEQGVLLEGPAGTIGIHHQSILHRRGVSTSTGRRRMLKYNYWRSAEPQRDWIVEDDFDFHTAYYGGHRTAIFVAHMFYWLCGRDDDYRVIGGQAWPWRTPQQVFPSMGFNAKEGYRPDWRRTGPDTFAL; translated from the coding sequence ATGTCATCCAACGTCGAGTACGACAGCGAAGCCCGCACGTTCGACTGCGCGCCCACCCTCACCGACAGCCAGGTGCTTGAGTTTTGCCGCGACGGGCACCTGCTCCTCGAGGGCGTCGTGCCGGACGAGATCAACCAGAAATGCTGCGACTACTTGGACGGCAAGATTCCGCTGAACCCGTTCAAGATGCCGCCGGGGTTGACGCTGGAGGAGTTGGAGCGCATCCGCGACTCGCACGAACCCAGCTCGATCCTGCTCGAGGACTGGTTCATCGAGCACGTGCTGCTGAATCCGCAGCTCGCGGGCGCGCTGCGATCCCTGCTGGGCGCCGGCGTCGGCCTGCCGGTGATCACCAGCCACCATCTGGCCGAGTGCCCCATGCCGGCGCAGGGCTGGCATCAGGACGCGGATCACATCTTCGGCCCCGAGCTCAAATTCTTGGAAGTCTTCTACTTTCCTCAGGACACGCCCGCCGGGATGGGGCCCACGGAGGTTTTTCCCGGCACCCACATCGGACCCAACAAGCGCGACTTCGAGGAGCAAGGCGTCCTGCTCGAAGGACCCGCCGGGACGATCGGCATCCACCACCAGAGCATCCTGCACCGGCGCGGCGTCTCCACCTCGACCGGCCGACGGCGGATGCTGAAATACAACTACTGGCGCTCGGCGGAGCCGCAGCGGGACTGGATCGTGGAAGACGACTTCGACTTTCACACCGCCTACTACGGCGGCCACCGCACGGCAATCTTCGTGGCGCACATGTTCTATTGGCTGTGCGGCAGGGACGACGACTACCGCGTCATCGGCGGGCAGGCATGGCCGTGGCGCACGCCGCAACAGGTGTTCCCGTCCATGGGATTCAACGCCAAAGAGGGCTACCGCCCCGACTGGCGCCGAACCGGCCCCGACACCTTCGCGCTGTAG